A DNA window from Sulfitobacter sp. BSw21498 contains the following coding sequences:
- the truA gene encoding tRNA pseudouridine(38-40) synthase TruA, with the protein MQRYALKIEYHGAPFVGWQRQIGLASVQGAIEDALAKIEPRVHNIAAAGRTDAGVHGLAQVAHCDMERDWTPFRLSEAINYHLKPLPVAVVDCAAVDDDFHARFSAQERRYLFRVLVRRAPATHQAGLVWQVKKPLDIDLMREGASHLIGKHDFTTFRSTICQSQTPVKTLDLLEMKEVPVSGGVEVHFDVRARSFLHNQVRSIVGTLERVGAGSFAPDDVRKIRDARERTACGPVSPPHGLYLSHVTYKTDPFAQSTLGQ; encoded by the coding sequence ATGCAACGCTATGCCCTTAAGATCGAATACCACGGCGCGCCCTTTGTCGGTTGGCAACGCCAGATCGGCCTTGCCTCTGTGCAAGGGGCGATCGAAGACGCCTTGGCCAAGATCGAGCCGCGCGTTCATAATATCGCCGCCGCAGGGCGCACCGATGCGGGCGTTCACGGGCTCGCGCAGGTCGCCCACTGCGATATGGAGCGTGACTGGACCCCGTTCCGCCTGTCCGAAGCGATCAACTATCACCTGAAACCCCTGCCGGTTGCGGTCGTCGATTGTGCGGCTGTGGATGACGACTTTCACGCCCGTTTTTCCGCCCAAGAGCGCCGGTATCTGTTTCGCGTGCTGGTACGCCGCGCGCCGGCCACCCATCAGGCGGGTCTGGTCTGGCAGGTCAAAAAGCCGCTGGACATAGACCTCATGCGTGAAGGCGCATCCCATTTGATCGGCAAGCACGATTTTACCACCTTTCGTTCTACGATATGTCAGTCACAGACACCGGTCAAAACGCTGGATCTTCTTGAGATGAAAGAGGTGCCGGTGAGCGGCGGCGTAGAGGTGCATTTCGACGTGCGCGCGCGGTCTTTCCTGCACAATCAGGTGCGCAGCATCGTCGGCACGTTAGAGCGTGTCGGCGCGGGGTCTTTTGCGCCCGATGATGTCAGAAAGATTCGCGATGCGCGCGAACGTACCGCCTGCGGGCCGGTGTCACCGCCGCACGGGCTTTATCTGTCGCATGTGACCTACAAGACAGACCCTTTCGCGCAGTCGACACTGGGGCAGTAA
- the gndA gene encoding NADP-dependent phosphogluconate dehydrogenase, whose protein sequence is MDADIKAADIGVYGLGTMGSALALNLAEQGFRVAVSNREADWIAPFIDEAGTLAANLSGHTTLEDFVDSIAPPRSILFMIPSGAPMDAMIDAVMPLLDEGDTIIDGGNADFHDTRRRSAAFNGTGRHFVGMGVSGGEEGARHGPSMMVGGTDHSWTQLRPMLGAIAAKFQGAPCVDHLGPDGAGHFVKTVHNGIEYADMQMIAEVYGLLRDAGGQSAPQIGALFERWQKGPLGSYLIEVSAAALQTVDADSGTPMVDLILDKAGQKGTGRWTLIEALKLGQSASAIEAAVGARGWSSEKALRVAAAPLLPDAVTGGDLPSDADLHSALLAARILGHAQGFRVLAAASDEFNWHLDMARIAEIWRAGCIIRSALLDDLADAFHAGLPEGALILAPAIREMLGDHLAGLRKTVAAGVSLGIPMPALSASLAWYDTIRTARGSANLIQAQRDFFGAHGFERGDIAGAHHGTWNAIFRG, encoded by the coding sequence ATGGACGCAGATATAAAGGCCGCAGATATTGGCGTGTATGGTCTGGGCACAATGGGCAGTGCGCTGGCGCTTAATCTGGCAGAGCAGGGGTTTCGTGTGGCGGTCAGCAACCGCGAGGCAGACTGGATTGCGCCGTTTATCGACGAAGCCGGCACGCTGGCTGCAAACCTGTCGGGCCACACCACGCTTGAGGATTTTGTCGACAGCATCGCGCCGCCGCGCAGTATCTTGTTCATGATCCCGTCGGGGGCACCGATGGATGCGATGATCGACGCCGTGATGCCATTGCTGGACGAGGGCGACACGATCATCGACGGTGGCAACGCCGATTTCCACGATACACGCCGTCGGTCGGCTGCGTTCAATGGCACGGGCCGGCATTTCGTCGGTATGGGGGTTTCCGGCGGCGAAGAAGGCGCACGGCACGGCCCATCGATGATGGTGGGCGGGACGGATCACAGCTGGACCCAGCTGCGCCCCATGCTCGGCGCGATTGCGGCAAAGTTTCAGGGCGCCCCCTGCGTCGATCATCTGGGGCCGGATGGGGCGGGGCATTTCGTCAAGACCGTGCACAACGGGATCGAATATGCCGACATGCAAATGATCGCGGAAGTCTACGGGCTGCTGCGGGATGCTGGCGGGCAAAGCGCGCCGCAGATCGGAGCCCTGTTCGAGCGCTGGCAGAAGGGGCCTCTCGGCTCGTATCTGATCGAGGTTTCTGCCGCGGCATTGCAAACCGTCGATGCAGACAGCGGTACCCCGATGGTGGACCTGATCCTTGATAAGGCGGGGCAGAAGGGCACTGGCCGCTGGACCTTGATAGAGGCGCTGAAGCTCGGTCAATCCGCCAGCGCGATCGAGGCGGCAGTCGGCGCACGAGGCTGGTCCAGCGAAAAGGCGCTGCGCGTTGCGGCGGCCCCCTTGTTGCCGGATGCGGTGACTGGCGGCGATTTACCTTCAGACGCGGACTTGCACTCCGCCTTGCTGGCCGCGCGTATTCTGGGCCACGCCCAAGGGTTTCGCGTGCTTGCTGCCGCGTCCGATGAATTCAACTGGCACCTTGATATGGCCCGCATCGCAGAGATCTGGCGCGCGGGATGTATCATCCGCTCTGCCTTGCTGGATGATCTGGCCGACGCCTTTCACGCGGGGTTGCCAGAGGGGGCCTTGATCCTCGCGCCTGCAATTCGCGAGATGCTCGGCGATCATTTGGCGGGGCTGCGCAAGACGGTGGCGGCAGGGGTGTCTTTGGGTATCCCGATGCCTGCGCTCAGCGCGTCACTCGCTTGGTACGATACGATCCGCACGGCACGCGGATCGGCCAATTTGATACAGGCGCAGCGCGATTTTTTCGGGGCGCACGGATTTGAACGCGGCGATATCGCGGGGGCACATCACGGGACGTGGAACGCGATTTTTCGGGGCTGA
- a CDS encoding NUDIX hydrolase, which translates to MLQELKRAWEGMILPIWRRPKRIQVAALCYRETPDGKEVLMITSRDTGRWIVPKGWPIDGLDGAGAALREAWEEAGVSKADIESEPMGYYDYDKGLSEGLTTPVIAQVYLTRVRHIEDEYPEVDVRTRRWMPPKEAAELVAEPDLREILLKL; encoded by the coding sequence ATGCTACAAGAACTAAAACGCGCTTGGGAGGGAATGATCCTCCCCATCTGGCGCCGCCCGAAACGTATTCAGGTCGCCGCATTGTGCTACCGCGAAACGCCCGATGGCAAAGAGGTGCTGATGATCACAAGTCGGGATACCGGCCGCTGGATCGTGCCGAAAGGCTGGCCGATTGATGGGCTGGACGGCGCTGGCGCTGCCCTGCGCGAAGCTTGGGAAGAAGCCGGCGTATCCAAGGCCGACATCGAGTCCGAGCCGATGGGGTATTACGATTACGACAAGGGCCTGTCCGAGGGTCTCACCACGCCCGTGATCGCTCAGGTCTATCTGACGCGTGTGCGCCACATCGAGGATGAATACCCCGAGGTCGACGTCCGCACGCGCCGCTGGATGCCCCCGAAAGAAGCAGCAGAACTGGTTGCAGAACCTGATCTTCGGGAAATCCTTCTGAAACTATAG
- a CDS encoding inorganic phosphate transporter — MTDGPKGQQWKTLDSDLNRISRVEQATTYVARPMVGLGIALAFIVLAALIAGLFLGAQPSNFVVIAAAAFGAYMAVNIGANDVANNMGPAVGAKALSMGGAIIIAAICESAGALLAGGDVVSTISKGIIDPASVADSQVFIWAMMAALISSALWVNLATWVGAPVSTTHSVVGGVMGAGIAAAGMAAVNWPSMSMIAASWIISPVLGGAVAAMFLALIKSQILYQEDKIAASRRWVPILIGVMSGVFATYLALKGLKKIIEINMGSALLIGLACGVLAYAISYPAIRRASEGMENRNKSVKVLFGLPLVFSAALLSFAHGANDVANAVGPLAAIVHASEFGGFEAKVSIPMWVMVIGAFGISFGLFLFGPKLIRMVGSQITKLNPMRAYCVALSAAITVIIASWLGLPVSSTHIAVGGVFGVGFYREWHMERRLRRPGAKAGEVKRIAVEERRRRKLVRRSHFMTIVAAWVITVPAAATMSAMIFLGLNALVN; from the coding sequence ATGACCGACGGACCCAAAGGCCAACAGTGGAAAACACTGGATTCTGACCTGAACCGCATCTCGCGGGTGGAACAAGCAACGACGTATGTCGCGCGGCCTATGGTCGGACTTGGCATTGCGCTTGCCTTTATCGTCTTGGCGGCACTGATCGCCGGCCTCTTCCTCGGTGCGCAGCCGTCGAACTTTGTGGTGATCGCCGCTGCGGCCTTCGGGGCGTATATGGCTGTGAACATCGGCGCCAATGATGTGGCCAACAACATGGGCCCCGCCGTCGGTGCCAAAGCGCTAAGCATGGGCGGGGCGATCATCATCGCTGCGATCTGCGAAAGCGCGGGTGCATTGCTGGCGGGCGGGGACGTTGTTTCGACCATCTCGAAGGGGATCATCGATCCCGCGTCGGTCGCAGATTCCCAAGTGTTCATCTGGGCGATGATGGCCGCGCTGATTTCATCCGCGCTTTGGGTCAATCTGGCGACATGGGTGGGCGCGCCTGTGTCGACCACACACTCTGTCGTGGGGGGTGTTATGGGCGCGGGCATCGCGGCTGCGGGAATGGCAGCCGTCAACTGGCCTTCCATGAGCATGATCGCCGCCAGCTGGATCATCTCGCCCGTGCTAGGTGGCGCTGTCGCGGCGATGTTCCTCGCGCTGATCAAGTCGCAGATCCTGTACCAAGAAGACAAGATCGCCGCGTCGCGCCGGTGGGTGCCGATCCTGATCGGGGTCATGTCCGGCGTTTTCGCCACCTATCTGGCGCTCAAAGGCCTCAAGAAGATCATCGAGATCAACATGGGCTCTGCTCTGCTGATCGGTCTCGCCTGTGGTGTTCTGGCCTATGCCATTTCCTACCCCGCGATCCGCCGCGCCTCCGAGGGAATGGAGAACCGCAACAAATCCGTCAAAGTGCTGTTCGGCCTGCCGCTGGTGTTCTCTGCCGCACTGCTGAGCTTTGCGCATGGGGCCAATGATGTGGCCAACGCGGTCGGACCACTCGCCGCGATTGTTCACGCCTCTGAATTTGGCGGCTTCGAGGCCAAGGTCTCTATCCCGATGTGGGTGATGGTGATCGGGGCCTTCGGGATTTCCTTTGGTCTGTTCCTGTTCGGTCCCAAGCTGATCCGCATGGTAGGCAGCCAGATCACCAAGCTGAACCCGATGCGCGCCTATTGCGTAGCGCTATCCGCGGCAATCACCGTGATCATCGCCTCGTGGTTGGGTCTGCCCGTTAGCTCGACCCATATCGCAGTGGGTGGCGTTTTTGGTGTGGGCTTCTACCGCGAATGGCACATGGAGCGCCGCCTGCGTCGCCCCGGAGCCAAAGCCGGCGAGGTGAAACGCATCGCCGTAGAGGAACGCCGCCGCCGCAAACTGGTGCGCCGGTCCCACTTTATGACCATCGTAGCCGCATGGGTTATTACCGTGCCTGCCGCGGCGACCATGTCAGCGATGATCTTTCTGGGCCTGAACGCGCTGGTGAACTAA
- a CDS encoding 2-dehydropantoate 2-reductase codes for MTDRRPIVVAGAGAIGCFVGGMLAAHGHDVTLLVRPGVAGQIRTHGLRLTDFDGLDEHVPASKLTLSQDPACLAGAGIVLVTVKTADTAGMARLIAQHTPALSTVLSLQNGLDAAEILREVLPLHDVRAGMVPFNVVPHGDGRYHRATSGDIVVETGRMPLSGYLSAPGLRMIGTGAINGVQWGKLLLNLNNGLNALSGLTLQEQLLDRRWRRVMAAQMAEALAVLKAYGIYPASSTPLPARLIPWVLRLPTPLFSRVAARMLTIDPMARTSMSYDLEAGKPTEIDALQGRIIAMGAQEGVATPLCQRVRDLVKEAQARGPGLPNLTPSDLR; via the coding sequence ATGACCGACCGGCGGCCGATCGTTGTCGCAGGTGCGGGGGCGATTGGCTGCTTTGTGGGTGGCATGCTGGCCGCCCACGGCCACGACGTAACGCTGCTGGTCCGCCCGGGCGTGGCCGGTCAGATCAGAACGCATGGCCTGCGTCTGACGGACTTCGACGGGCTGGATGAACATGTGCCGGCGTCAAAGCTGACCTTGTCCCAAGACCCTGCCTGTCTGGCGGGGGCGGGCATTGTGCTGGTCACGGTCAAGACTGCCGATACGGCGGGCATGGCCCGTCTGATCGCACAGCACACCCCTGCGCTGTCCACCGTGCTGAGCCTGCAAAATGGTCTCGATGCGGCAGAGATACTGCGCGAGGTGCTGCCCTTGCATGATGTGCGCGCAGGTATGGTTCCTTTCAACGTCGTGCCGCATGGGGACGGGCGATATCACCGCGCGACAAGTGGCGATATTGTGGTCGAAACAGGCCGGATGCCGCTGTCGGGGTACCTGTCGGCGCCGGGGCTGCGCATGATCGGAACGGGGGCTATCAATGGCGTGCAATGGGGCAAGCTGCTGCTGAACCTGAACAATGGCCTGAACGCCCTGTCGGGGCTGACATTGCAAGAACAACTGCTTGACCGGCGCTGGCGCCGTGTCATGGCCGCGCAGATGGCCGAGGCGCTTGCCGTCTTGAAAGCCTACGGTATCTACCCCGCGTCCTCGACGCCGCTGCCTGCACGGTTGATCCCTTGGGTGCTACGCTTGCCGACACCCCTGTTTTCGCGCGTCGCGGCCAGGATGCTGACGATTGACCCGATGGCGCGGACGTCGATGTCGTATGACCTAGAGGCGGGCAAACCGACCGAGATTGACGCGCTGCAGGGGCGCATCATTGCGATGGGCGCGCAAGAAGGGGTGGCCACCCCGCTATGTCAACGCGTGCGCGATCTGGTGAAAGAGGCGCAGGCGCGCGGGCCGGGGCTGCCAAACCTTACCCCGTCCGATCTGCGCTAG
- the argF gene encoding ornithine carbamoyltransferase, whose protein sequence is MKHFLDIHQTDPADLRSIIDNAATMKAARLGRPRGAPDDDQPLKDHMVALIFEKPSTRTRVSFDVGVRQMGGQTMVLSGADMQLGHGETIADTARVLSRYVDLIMIRTFEEATLLEMAEYASVPVINGLTNRTHPCQIMADIMTFEEHNGPIKGKKVVWSGDGNNVFASFAHAAKAFDFELVFTGPQTLDPEAALNGLYTTERDPNKAVEGADLVVTDTWVSMHDPQSARERRHNQLRGYQVNDALMAKAKPDALFMHCLPAHRDDEVTSSVMDGPSSVIFDEAENRLHAQKSVMRWCLGK, encoded by the coding sequence ATGAAACATTTTCTCGACATTCACCAAACCGACCCGGCTGACCTGCGCAGCATCATCGATAACGCCGCCACGATGAAGGCAGCCCGTCTGGGTCGTCCGCGCGGTGCACCTGATGATGACCAGCCGCTCAAGGATCACATGGTCGCGTTGATCTTCGAAAAACCCTCGACACGGACACGGGTCAGCTTTGACGTGGGCGTGCGTCAGATGGGCGGGCAGACGATGGTGCTGTCCGGCGCGGATATGCAGCTGGGCCACGGCGAAACCATCGCCGATACGGCGCGCGTGCTCAGCCGCTATGTTGATCTGATCATGATCCGCACCTTCGAAGAAGCGACCTTGCTTGAAATGGCGGAATACGCCTCTGTGCCGGTGATCAACGGTCTGACCAACCGCACGCACCCTTGCCAGATCATGGCCGATATCATGACCTTCGAAGAGCATAACGGCCCGATCAAAGGCAAAAAGGTTGTCTGGTCCGGTGACGGCAATAACGTCTTTGCCAGCTTTGCCCATGCCGCCAAGGCGTTCGACTTTGAACTGGTGTTCACCGGCCCGCAAACGCTGGACCCGGAGGCCGCGCTGAACGGGCTCTACACCACCGAACGCGACCCGAACAAAGCGGTCGAGGGCGCTGATCTGGTGGTCACGGACACGTGGGTGTCGATGCATGACCCTCAATCGGCGCGCGAACGTCGACACAACCAGCTGCGCGGCTATCAAGTGAATGACGCGCTGATGGCCAAGGCAAAGCCCGACGCGCTGTTCATGCACTGCCTGCCAGCGCACCGCGATGACGAGGTCACAAGTTCCGTCATGGACGGGCCGAGCTCGGTTATCTTTGACGAGGCTGAGAACCGGTTGCACGCGCAGAAATCCGTCATGCGCTGGTGCTTGGGGAAATGA